From the genome of Marinobacter sp. F4206:
TAGCTTTCGATGTCCGTCTTCAGAACCACCCCGTATACGCGCTGAATCATCGGCGCAACATGCCGTTGTACATACAGGGCCTCGGCATTGTTTGCGTGGAATACATTCAGGGCTTCTTCAAGGGTGGCCTGGTACTGGACCGGTGCAATATCCCGTCGGTTCGCCGGGATGTCCATGAGGTCCACGGTCTCGGGAGCTTCGGTTCCTTCCTCGGCGGCCAGTTTCTCCGTGTCTTCCAGATACCGAGCCAGATCGACCGCAGGCAGCAGTGCGGTAGGCCCGCTGCTGCCCTCGACCAGTAGCCACTTTGGTTCTGACTTCAGGGCCTTCCTGGCCTCTTCGACAGTCAGGTGGCGTTCTGTGCGCAGAATGCTTCGATCCATGATGGCACCAACCGATACCCGACGCAGCGCCTGAATAACAGGTGAGTTCTGATAGCTCAGGCCCTGACTCTTCAGGATGGTTAGGAACAGGGACTTCTTGCCGAAAGCCTCGCTGGTGACCAAGGTGGAGGTGGTAATGATCAGCATGCCCGGGAGGATAATGTTGGGGTTGCGGGTCAGCTCCATCAGCGCCATCAGTGCCGCCAGCGGCGCCTGGAGTACGGCCCCCATCATGGCGCCCATACCCAGCATGGCATAGAACCCGACCGAGGAGGCGTGCTCCGGAACGATCTGTGCGCCGACCAGCCCCATCGCGCCGCCCAGGGTGGCGCCCATGAACAGCGTTGGACCGATGACGCCACTGGGCATGCCCAGTCCGAGGGTAAGTGACGTCACCAATAACTTGGAAGCACCCACGCCCAGTAGCAGCCAGAACCCCAGTTGGCCATTGATGGTGTCGTCGACCGTATCGTAGCCGATGCCCATGGTTTCCGGCATCAGGATAGCGAAGGGAACCATCAGCAGCCCCGCCGCTACTATACGGAGGATAACCGGGCGGTGGTGATAACGCCCCATGGAATCCACCAGTTGAATGAAAAGCGCCGCGGCGATGCCAATAATGACCGCGATGGCGAGGACCCACGGAATTTCCAGGAGGGAGTTCATGGTCAGGGGCGGTACGCTGAAGGCCGGCTCCGAACCGTAGACCGCCTGGGTCACGATCGCCGCGCTCACTGCTGCCAGGATGATCGGGGTAAACCCGGCGATGGTGTACTCCATCATCACCACTTCCATGGCAAAGATCACGCCGGAAATGGGGGTGTTGAACGAGGCGGAAATGGCAGCCGCACAACCGCAGGCCACCAGGGTTCGGATGCTGTTGTTGGGCAGCCGCATCCATTGGCCCATCAGACTCGAGAAGGCAGCGCCCAGGTGTACCGCAGGTCCTTCCCGCCCGGCGGACTGGCCGGATACCACCGTAGCCACGCCCGACACGAACTGGACCATGGCGCTGCGCAACGAGATGTAGCCCTGGTGGTAATTCAGGCGCTCCATGACATGCACGATTCCCACCTTGCGGTCATGAATGGCCAGGCGGTGCAGCATAACCCCCAGCAGCAGGGCACCGGTTAACGGCAACACGCCGCGGGTAATCAGGTTCAGCTCTTCGAAGGACTCAGAGTCCCCGCCGGGCAGGAAGTGTTCCAGTGGCCACTCAATGGCAAGGCGGAAAACCAGGATGACGCCGCCGGTGATCAGCCCGGATAGCAGTCCGAGCACCGCCAGCTGAGGCAATGCATCGACACCCGATAACCTGCGGCGGAACACAGGAATCAGATGCTCGGTAATCTGGTGCCAGAGTGTTTGCATGAACGCCGGAATTCCGGTTGGGTGCGATGAAGAGACGGAGCGTTTCTGACATCATTGTAACGACCGCCCCGCGGGCTGCAATAAGTCCTTGGTTTATCATGGTAGACTACGGCGTCATTCGTCCAAACCCTGATACGACGTCGCTGGAGAGAGTGGTGATTAAAGTAGGCATCGTTGGTGGCACCGGCTATACCGGTGTGGAATTGCTGAGAATTCTGGCAGTTCATCCGGAAGTTACAGTGAGTTGCATTACCTCCCGTTCGGAAGCAGGCATGCCTGTGGCCGACATGTATCCGAATCTGCGGGGGCATTACGACCTGGCTTTTTCCGAGCCGGATGCAGATGTACTGAAAGCCTGTGATCTGGTGTTCTTTGCCACCCCGCACGGCGTTGCCATGCGCATGGTGCCAGAGCTCATGGCGGCCGGTGTCCGGGTGGTCGATCTGTCGGCGGATTTCCGGCTGAAGGATCTGGAAGTCTGGGCCAACTGGTATGGTATGGCGCATGAAAGTGCCGAGTGGGCCGAGCAGGCTGTTTACGGCCTGCCGGAAGTGGCTCGCGCAGAGATTCGAAGCGCCCAGCTGGTGGCGAATCCCGGTTGCTACCCGACGGCAGTTCAACTCGGTTTCCTGCCGCTTCTGGAAAACGCTCTTGTGGATCCGGCCCGATTGATTGCCGATGCCAAGTCCGGCGCCAGCGGTGCCGGTCGGCAGGGCAAGATTGGCATGTTGCACGGTGAGGTCGGGGAGAGCTTCAAAGCCTACGGCGCTTCGGGCCATCGCCACCTGCCGGAGATTCGTCAGGGCCTGACCGGGGCGGCCGGATCTGCAGTGGGCGTTACCTTTGTGCCGCACCTGATTCCCATGATCCGTGGTATTGAGGCGACTCTCTATGCGGAGCTCAAGGATCCCGGGCAGTTTGACCAGCTTCAGGGCCTGTTTGAAGACCGGTTCCGGGATGAACCCTTTGTCGACGTGATGCCTTTCGGCAGTCATCCGGAAACTCGTAGCGTTCGCGGCGCCAACCAGTGTCGGATGGCTCTTCATCGCCAGGAACAGAGCAGCATCGTGATTGTCTCGTCAGTCATCGATAACCTGGTGAAAGGCGCCGCCGGACAGGCCATCCAGAACATGAACATCATGTTCGGTCTGAACGAAACGCTTGGGCTTGAAGCCCCGGCCCTGCTTCCTTAAGGCGCCGCCGTGAGTGAGGACCGCAAGCCGGAACAAGAATATGTCGTGATTCGCCATCGGCCGGGCTACCGGCTGCGGCGAACCGCCATTCTGCTGATCTTTTCGGTTGTTGCCGCCATTGCCGGGTACGCCACGGGGCTGGCCCAGGGAGGGTTTCGGTTTTCCAGTGTGGCGGCTTCCAATGATGTCCTGGAAGAGGAGCTGGACACGCTTCGGGACGACTACACCGAGGCGCGCCAGCAGGTGATTAACCTCGATCGGGGTCGGGTTATTGATGAGCAGGCGCTGAATCAGGCCCGAAGGACCATCGTTGAACTTGAAACCCGGATTGCTTCACTGAAATCCGACCTGACATTCTATAAAAATATCATGGCCCCCTCGGAGACCAGCAAGGGGCTTCAAGTCGACAGCTTCACGATGGCTCCGGATCGACAGCCCGGTGCCTTTGATTTCAAGCTGGTACTGACTCAGGTGGGCAATAACAAAAGCTACATTTCAGGTGTGGTGGCGGTGAACGTCATCGGCCTGCGCGACGAAGAGAAAGAAGTCATCGCCCTGCGCGACCTGTCTCAGGATATAGAAGACCTCGGCGTGAAATTCCGTTTCCGTTATTTTCAGGACGTGGAAGGTTTACTGGTGCTGCCGGATGGTTTCGAACCTCTCGAAATCCAGGTGGTGGCCCAGGCCGAGGGCCGGAAATCCTCACAGGCTGAACGAACTTTTGATTGGGATGACTTAACGGAGAAGTGACATGCTTGGAAAGAAAAAGCAGAAACCGCGTCGGCCAACCGGCCATTTCGACACGCTGATTTCGTCCCGTACCACGGTCCAGGGCGATGTCCAGTTTTCCGGTGGTCTGCATGTGGATGGCAAGGTCCATGGCAAAGTCGTGGCTGAAGAGGGCAGCGATGCCGTGCTCAGGATCTCGGAGATTGGCGAGATTTCCGGAGACATTGTCGCGCCCCATGTGATTATCAACGGCACGGTAAACGGTGATGTTTACGCCTCGGCCCACCTTGAGCTGGCCGAAAAAGCCTCTATCAATGGCAATGTCTATTACAACCTGATTGAAATGGCGATGGGTGCGTCGGTCAACGGAAATCTGGTGCATCAGCGCGAACCGGCCGGCCTGCTGACCCGGGATCAGCCCGGTACGAAGACCGATAACGAGTCTTCCGGCAAGGCCTATACTGAAGCAGAAGCTGCAGTTGAAGCCGAGGGTGGTGGAAAGTCCGAATAGTTGATTGTTTTAGTCAGGAATACCATAATCGTCCGAGTTGTTCACAGGTGATCCGGAGGCGAACTTGAGTGTAGTTCAGCAACAAATGGCCGCACCGCTGTTCTTCAGTGACAGTGCCGTTGCCAAGGTGCGAGAGTTGATTGAGGAGGAGGAAAATCCTGAGCTCAAACTCCGTGTCTTTGTCACGGGCGGTGGCTGCTCCGGTTTCCAGTACGGCTTTTCCTTTGATGACAGTCAGGACGAAGAAGATACTGTGATCGAGCGGGACGGCGTCAGTTTGCTGGTAGATCCGATGAGCTATCAGT
Proteins encoded in this window:
- a CDS encoding chloride channel protein — its product is MQTLWHQITEHLIPVFRRRLSGVDALPQLAVLGLLSGLITGGVILVFRLAIEWPLEHFLPGGDSESFEELNLITRGVLPLTGALLLGVMLHRLAIHDRKVGIVHVMERLNYHQGYISLRSAMVQFVSGVATVVSGQSAGREGPAVHLGAAFSSLMGQWMRLPNNSIRTLVACGCAAAISASFNTPISGVIFAMEVVMMEYTIAGFTPIILAAVSAAIVTQAVYGSEPAFSVPPLTMNSLLEIPWVLAIAVIIGIAAALFIQLVDSMGRYHHRPVILRIVAAGLLMVPFAILMPETMGIGYDTVDDTINGQLGFWLLLGVGASKLLVTSLTLGLGMPSGVIGPTLFMGATLGGAMGLVGAQIVPEHASSVGFYAMLGMGAMMGAVLQAPLAALMALMELTRNPNIILPGMLIITTSTLVTSEAFGKKSLFLTILKSQGLSYQNSPVIQALRRVSVGAIMDRSILRTERHLTVEEARKALKSEPKWLLVEGSSGPTALLPAVDLARYLEDTEKLAAEEGTEAPETVDLMDIPANRRDIAPVQYQATLEEALNVFHANNAEALYVQRHVAPMIQRVYGVVLKTDIESYYQYRGN
- the argC gene encoding N-acetyl-gamma-glutamyl-phosphate reductase, which gives rise to MIKVGIVGGTGYTGVELLRILAVHPEVTVSCITSRSEAGMPVADMYPNLRGHYDLAFSEPDADVLKACDLVFFATPHGVAMRMVPELMAAGVRVVDLSADFRLKDLEVWANWYGMAHESAEWAEQAVYGLPEVARAEIRSAQLVANPGCYPTAVQLGFLPLLENALVDPARLIADAKSGASGAGRQGKIGMLHGEVGESFKAYGASGHRHLPEIRQGLTGAAGSAVGVTFVPHLIPMIRGIEATLYAELKDPGQFDQLQGLFEDRFRDEPFVDVMPFGSHPETRSVRGANQCRMALHRQEQSSIVIVSSVIDNLVKGAAGQAIQNMNIMFGLNETLGLEAPALLP
- a CDS encoding DUF6776 family protein, translated to MSEDRKPEQEYVVIRHRPGYRLRRTAILLIFSVVAAIAGYATGLAQGGFRFSSVAASNDVLEEELDTLRDDYTEARQQVINLDRGRVIDEQALNQARRTIVELETRIASLKSDLTFYKNIMAPSETSKGLQVDSFTMAPDRQPGAFDFKLVLTQVGNNKSYISGVVAVNVIGLRDEEKEVIALRDLSQDIEDLGVKFRFRYFQDVEGLLVLPDGFEPLEIQVVAQAEGRKSSQAERTFDWDDLTEK
- a CDS encoding polymer-forming cytoskeletal protein — encoded protein: MLGKKKQKPRRPTGHFDTLISSRTTVQGDVQFSGGLHVDGKVHGKVVAEEGSDAVLRISEIGEISGDIVAPHVIINGTVNGDVYASAHLELAEKASINGNVYYNLIEMAMGASVNGNLVHQREPAGLLTRDQPGTKTDNESSGKAYTEAEAAVEAEGGGKSE
- the erpA gene encoding iron-sulfur cluster insertion protein ErpA, encoding MAAPLFFSDSAVAKVRELIEEEENPELKLRVFVTGGGCSGFQYGFSFDDSQDEEDTVIERDGVSLLVDPMSYQYLVGATIEYQEGLQGSQFVVQNPNASSTCGCGSSFSI